The genomic window AGGCCGTCGTGATGTGCGTCACCGCCGCGTACCAGCGGGGCACGGCGAGCACGCGCGGGCCGGGCTCGGCGTACACGCGCACGACGAGGACGGTCGCCAGCGCGACCAGCAGCACCGAGGCGAAATAGTGCAGACCCACCACGTAGGGATTGAGGTTCGTGAGCACCGTGATGCCGCCGATGACCGCCTGCAGCGGCACGTAGAGGCCGATCAGCAGCGAGAGCCAGAAGAGGTCGCGGCGCTCCCGGCGCATCCGCACGACGAACAGGAACATGATGATCGCGACCGCGACCAGCACGAAGGTCAGCAGGCGGTTGCCGAACTCGATGAAGCCGTGCACCCCCGACACCTCGGGGACGGGGACGAACGAGTCCTCGGTGCAGCGGGGCCAGGTCTCGCAGCCGAGTCCCGAGCCGGTCAGGCGGACGAGCCCGCCGGTGCCGACGATGCCGATCTGCACCACGAGCGTGGCCCACGCGGCGGCGATCACGCGCCGGTCGACCCGATCCGGCAGCCAGCGCCAGATGCGCTGCCCGATTCCGGGGGCGGTCGTCGTGGACTGATGCGCGGACATGCGGGTGGTCGCCTCCTGGCAGAGGCTCCGAATGCCGTGCGAGACGCACGGGGCGCGTCCGCGCCGGGGTGGAACCTGTAGAATCGAGGGGTCGGTGGCGGTGCAGTTCAAGGCACCGCGCACCACTGACAGTCTAGGCGCGATGATCGGCGCCGCTTGAGAGGGCCCGAGAAGCGGCATCCCCCCTCCGGTATCTCCACCGGAGAACACGGATGCCGGGGCGGATCACACCGCTAGGACCCGGAGGAGAACGTGACGATGTCTGATGTGCTGATCGACCGCCCGGAGCTGGACAGCCTGGGTGTCTACGAGTTCGGGTGGCATGACGCCGACGCCGCGGGCGCCGTGGCGAAACGCGGCATCGACGAGGGCGTGGTGCGCGGCATCTCGGCGCTCAAGAACGAGCCCGAATGGATGCTGAAGACCCGTCTGAAGGGCTACCAGCTGTTCGGCCGCAAGCCGATGCCGACGTGGGGTGCCGACCTCAGCGACATCGACTTCGACAACATCAAGTACTTCGTGCGCTCCACTGAGAAGCAGGCGCAGTCGTGGGAGGACCTCCCCGAGGACATCCGCAACACGTACGAGAAGCTCGGCATCCCGGAGGCCGAGCGTCAGCGCCTGGTGGCCGGCGTCGCCGCCCAGTACGAGTCCGAGGTCGTGTACCACCAGATCCGCGAGGACCTCGAGGCGCAGGGCGTCATCTTCATGGACACCGACACCGCGCTGCGCGAGCACCCCGAGTTCTTCGAGGAGTACTTCGGCACCGTCATCCCGGCCGGCGACAACAAGTTCGCCGCGCTCAACACCGCGGTGTGGTCGGGCGGCTCGTTCGTCTACGTCCCGCCGGGCGTGCACGTCGAGATCCCGCTGCAGGCGTACTTCCGCATCAACACCGAGAACATGGGCCAGTTCGAGCGGACGCTCATCATCGCCGACGAGGGCTCGTACGTGCACTACATCGAGGGCTGCACCGCCCCGATCTACAAGAGCGACTCCCTGCACTCGGCCGTCGTCGAGATCATCGTGAAGAAGAACGCGCGCGTTCGGTACACGACGATCCAGAACTGGTCGAACAACGTCTACAACCTCGTCACCAAGCGCGCCATCGCCCACGAGGGCGCGACCATGGAGTGGATCGACGGAAACATCGGGTCCAAGGTCACGATGAAGTACCCGTCGATCTTCCTGGTCGGCGAGCACGCCAAGGGCGAGACCCTCTCCGTCGCCTTCGCCGGCCCGGGACAGCACCAGGACGCCGGCGCGAAGATGATCCACATGGCGCCCTACACGCAGTCGTCGATCGTCTCGAAGTCGATCGCCCGCGGGGGCGGCCGTGCGGGCTACCGCGGCGAGGTCCGCGTGGACGCCAACGCGCACCACTCGGCCAACACCGTCCGCTGCGACGCGCTGCTGGTCGACACCATCTCGCGCTCCGACACGTACCCCGCGATCGACATCCGGGTGGACGACGTGCAGCTCGGCCACGAGGCCACGGTCTCGAAGGTGAGCGAGGAGCAGCTCTTCTATCTGATGAGCCGCGGCATGCCCGAGGACGAAGCCATGGCCATGATCGTGCGCGGCTTCATCGAGCCGATCGCGCGTGAGCTGCCCATGGAGTACGCGCTCGAACTCAACAAGCTCATCGAGATGGGCATGGAAGGATCCGTCGGCTAGATGAGCCCCACCACTGAGGCCCCCACCATTCCCGGCGCGAAGGGCCACACCGACGGTGCCGGCGCGTTCGTGCCGGTTCAGACCCGCTCCGAGCGTCCCTGGTCGTTCGACCCCGCGGACTTCGAGGTGCCCACCGGCCGCGAGGTCAACTGGAAGCACACGCCGATCGCCAAGGTCCAGCCGCTGTTCGCGGACGAGGCCGGTCCCCACGGCATCATCCAGGTCGAGGTCGACGCCCCGGCCGGTCTGGTGCAGGAGCGTCTGACGATCGGCACCGCGCCCCGCGGCGAGGTGTTCCGCCCCGAGGATCTGCCGAGCGCGATCGCCTGGAAGCAGGAGACCGAGGCGCCGCTGCTGCGCATCCCGGCCGGCGCCGAGTACACCGAGCCGATCGTGGTGTCGCTGACCGGCACCGGCGGCCTGGCGCACGCGCACGTCGTCGTAGAGGCGCAGGCGAACTCGCACGCCACGGTGGTCTTCCGTCACAGCGGCACCGCCCACCATGCGCAGAACGTCGAGATCATCGTGCGCGAGGGCGCACACCTCGAGCTCGTGACCGTGCAGCGGTGGGACGACGACGCCGTGCACGTCGCCTCGCACCAGGCGCGCGTCGAGCGCGACGCGACCCTCCGTCACGTCGTCGTCAGCTTCGGCGGCGGCGTCGTGCGCGTCAACCCGACCGTCGAGCTCGCCGGCGCCGGCTCGCGCGCCGAGCTCTACGGCCTCAGCTACTCCGACTCGGGGCAGCACCTCGAGAGCCAGGTGTACCTGCACCACAAGGGCGCCGAGACCTCCGGCGACGTGCTCTACAAGAGCGCGCTGCAGGGCGCGGCGGCGCGCACCGTGTGGATCGGCGACGTCCTCATCGGATCGGATGCCGTGGGCACCGACTCGTACGAGGCCAACCGCAACCTCGTCCTGACCGAAGGCGCGCGCGCCGAGTCGATCCCGAACCTCGAGATCGAGACCGGCGACATCCGCGGCGCAGGCCACGCGAGCGCCACCGGGCGCTTCGACGACGAGCAGCTGTTCTACCTGCAGGCGCGCGGCATCGCCGAGGACGAGGCGCGACGGCTCGTCGTGCTCGGCTTCCTCGCCGAGATCGTGCAGAAGATCGGTGTCGCAGACCTCGAGGCGGAGCTGTTCGCCGCGATCGAGGAAGAACTCGCCAAGGAGGCCGGCCGATGACCGCGCAGCGCGTGTGCGCCCTCAGCGACCTCGTCCAGGACGAGGCCCGCCGGGTCGAGGTGGACGGCGTCGCGATCGCCCTCGTGCTGGACTCCAGCGGCGAGGTGCACGCGATCGGCGACGTCTGCACCCACGGCGACATCTCGCTCTCCGAAGGCTTCGTCGACGGCGAGTCGCTCGAATGCTGGGCTCACGGCTCGGCGTTCTCGCTGCGCACCGGCAAGCCCCTCAATCTCCCCGCGTACGAGCCGGTCCCGGTGTTCGCGGTCACCGTCGACGGCGATGACGTGCTCGTCGACGCGACCGTCACGCTCGAAGTGAACTGAAGAAGGTACTGAAGAATGTCTGTTCTCGAGATCCGCGACCTCCATGTGACGGTCGAGACGGATGCCGGCACCACGCCGATCCTCAACGGTCTGTCGCTCACGATCCGCACGGGTGAGACCCACGCCATCATGGGCCCCAACGGCTCGGGCAAGTCGACGCTCGCCTACACGATCGCCGGTCACCCCAAGTACACCGTCACGAGCGGCACGATCACGCTCGACGGCGAGGACGTCCTGGCGATGTCCGTGGACGAGCGTGCGCGTGCCGGTCTGTTCCTGGCGATGCAGTACCCGGTCGAGATCCCGGGCGTCACCGTCACGAACTTCCTCCGCACCGCGAAGACCGCGATCGACGGCGAGGCGCCCTCGATCCGCACGTGGACGAAGGACGTCAAGGCGTCCATGAAGAACCTGCGCATGGACCCGAAGTTCGCGCAGCGCAACGTCAACGAGGGGTTCTCGGGCGGCGAGAAGAAGCGCCACGAGATCCTCCAGCTCGAGCTGCTGCGTCCGCAGATCGCGGTGCTCGACGAGACCGATTCGGGTCTCGACGTCGACGCTCTGAAGGTCGTGTCGGAGGGCGTGAACCGCGCCAAGGCCGACAACGACCTCGGCGTGCTGCTCATCACGCACTACACCCGCATCCTGCGCTACATCCACCCCGACTTCGTGCACGTCATGGTGCAGGGTCGCATCGTCGAGGAGGGCGGCCCCGAGCTGGCCGACCGCCTCGAGGACGAGGGATACGATCGCTTCCTGCCTGCGGGCGAAGAAGAGCCGGCCGGGGCCCCCGTCGCCGGCGAAGCGTAGGATCGACCTATGACGGCGACCCTCACTTCCGAGAAGTACGACGAGGTGACCGAGGCTCTCAAGGACGTCATGGATCCGGAGCTCGGGATCAACGTCGTCGACCTCGGCCTCATCTACGACCTCGCCTGGGACGACGAGAACGACGCGCTGGTCATCCACATGACCCTCACGTCGGCCGGCTGCCCGCTCACCGACGTGCTCGAGGAGCAGACCGCACAGGCCCTGGACGACGTCGTCGAGCGGTTCCGCATCAACTGGGTGTGGATGCCGCCGTGGGGCCCGGAGCGCATCACCGATGACGGGCGCGACATGATGCGCGCGCTCGGCTTCGCGATCTGACGCACCGCCACACCTATTCCTCGAGGTAGCGCCGCCCGGTCAGCGCCATGGACGCGTTCCACAGCGCGACGGCTGCACGCCCGTCGGTGGCCACCGGCGCGAACGGCACGCCCTCGACGTCGGGCCGGGTCCTCGAGCCGACCGGGCCCCAGAACAGGTCCGGCGTCACGTCCGCGGCGGTGGCGGCGGCGAGGATGCCCGCATCGGCAGGCTCCGGCTCACGGCCGATGGCACGGGCCAGCAGCGCGGTGACGGCGCGGGTCGTCGCTGACGGGTACGTCCCGTGCAGCGGTGTCCTCGCCATGCCGGGGTGGGCGGCGAAGCTGCGGATGCTGCTCTCCGCCCGGCGGAGCCGGCGCTCGAGCTCCGCCGCGAACATCGTGTTCGCGAGCTTCGCGCGCAGGTATCCGCGCCCGGGGGAGTACCCGGCGGCGTCTCCCAGCCGATCGAGGTCGAGGCTGCCTCTCGTGTACAGCGCCGAGGAGACCGTCACGACGCGCGCGTCCGCGCCCGCTTCGAGCTGATCGAGCAGCTGACCGGCGAGGGCGAAGTGACCGAGGTGGTTGGTGGCGAACTGGCTCTCGACACCTTCCCGGCTGGTGCGGAACGGGACGCTGCTGCTCGCGGCGTTCAGCACGAGCAGATCCACCGGTGCGGCGCCGGCGACGCGTCCGAATCGATCCACGGAATCGAGGTCGAACAGATCCAGGCGCGCGACCGTCACCCGGTCAGCCGAGAGCCCGAGGTCGTCGAGGAGGCGCCGACGCACCTCAGTGGCGCGCTCGACATCGCGCGCTCCGACGACCACCGAGGCACCCCAGGCGGCGAAGGCGCGCGTCGTGACGAGGCCGAGGCCGCTCGTGCCGCCGGTGACCACGGCGCGACGACCGCTGAGATCCGGCTGGCTGAGCGGGGTGGTGAGGCGGGTGCGCGAGGGCGATGCGGGGCGTGATGTCGTCGTCATGTCGGCAGGCTAGAGTCTGACATCAGTGTCAGGGTCAAGCCGGGCATCAGGACACGAGGAGGGGCCGTGCAGATCGGAGAGCTGAGCAGTCGCACCGGGGCGAGCGTCCGGTCGCTGCGCTACTACGAACAGCAGGGGCTGCTGACGTCGGACCGATTGCCCAACGGCTACCGCGTGTACCCCGACAACTCGGTCGCGATGGTGGAGACCATCCGTTCCCTCCTGGACATCGGCCTTCCCACCGCGTTGATCGCGGGTGTGCTGCCCTGCACCGTGGGAGAACGATCGGAAGCGGCATGCCCGGCACTGCTCGAGCAGATCGAGGCGCTGCGCGCCGATGTCCGCGCGCGCGCCGAGCGGCTCACGACGATCGAGAAGTCGCTCACCTCGTATCTCCTCGCCAACGCCTGACGACGGGCCTTGCCCATACCGGGGCCGGCGGCGCCGTCGTTTCGCACGGTGACACGCGGCGGCGCCATGTCATCGCGGCTCGATAGGGTCGAATGGTGAGCGCCACCCCCCTGCACGCACTGCCCCTCGACGAGCTGCGCCAGCGCACCAGCACGAAATGGCGGAAGTACGGGGAGGACGTGCTGCCGTTCTTCGTGGCCGAGACCGACTACGCGCTGGCTCCCGAGATCACGCGCGTGCTGACGCGCGCGGTGCAGCTCGGCGACACCGGCTACACCCCGCCCGACCCCGGCGTCCGTGAGGCCTTCGCAGGATTCGCCGAGCGTCGCTGGGGGTGGAACGTCGATCCGTCCGACGTGTTCTGGACGGGTGACGTCATGATGGGCGTCGTCGAGATCCTCCGCAAGGTCATCGAGCCCGGTGACCGCGTCGTGGTCATGCCGCCGGTGTACCCACCGTTCTACGACACCGTGGAAGAAGCCGGTGGCGTCGTCGAGCGTGTGCCACTCGCGGCGAGCGACGCCGGCTGGAAGATCGACCTCCCCGGTGTCGAGGCGGCCCTCGCGGGGGGCGCGCGCGCCGTGCTGCTGTGCAACCCGCACAACCCGACGGGCACCGTGCACACGCCCGAGAGCCTGGCGGCGCTCGCGGATATCGCCGAGGGGTTCGGCGCGACGGTGATCAGCGACGAGATCCACGGACCGCTGACCCATGCACCGACGGTCTTCACGCCGTTCCTCACCGCGTCGGAGGCGGCGCGGCGGGTCGGCTACGCGGTGACCAGCGCCAGCAAGACGTTCAATCTCGCCGGCCTGAAATGCGCGGTGATGGTCGCCGGCGGTGACCCGCAGCGCTCGGCGCTGCGCTCCCTGCCCTGGGAGGTCGAGTGGCGCACCGGCCTGTTCGGCGCGCTCTCGAACGTCGCGGCCTTCTCACCCGAGAGCGACGAGTGGCTGGAGAGCCTGCTGGCCGCCCTTGCCCACAATCGCGTGCTCCTGGCCGAGCTCCTCGCCGAGCACCTGCCGCACGCGCGCTACCTGCCGCCCGACGCCGGCTTCCTCGCGTGGGTCGACCTGTCGGCGTACGGCTGGGGCGACAACCCGGCGGTGAAGGTGCTGCGCGACGCGAAGGTGGCACTGCATCACGGGCCTCTCTTCGGCACCGAGGGCACGGGGCACGTCCGCATCAACTTCGGCTGCGCGCCCGAGCTGCTCCGCGAGGCGGTGGAGCGCATCGGCGCCCTGGCGCGATCGTGACCACCGCGTCCGAGCCCGCAACGGGCATCTGGCAGGGCCGGTTCGTCTGGGTGACGGTCGGCGCCGTCGCCTTGATCTTCCTCGCGGCCATCCAGTCCCTCGCCGTGACCACGGTGATGCCGGTGGTGAGCGCCGATCTGGACGGCGAGCGCCTCTACGCGGTGGCCTTCGCGGGAACGCTCGCCACGAGCGTCATCGGCATGGTCGCCGTCGGCGCGTGGTGCGATCGCGGCGGTGTGCTCGCACCGCTGAGCACCGCGGTGGTGCTGTTCGTCGCCGGGCTGCTCATCTCGGGCCTCGCCCTCTCGATGCCGACGCTCGTCGTGGGACGCCTCGTGCAGGGCCTCGGCACCGGAGGGCAGACGGTGGCGCTGTACGTGGTGGTCGCCCGCGTGTATCCGAGCGCCCTGCACGGCCGCGTCTTCGCCGCCTTCTCGGCGGCCTGGGTCGTGCCCTCGCTCATCGGCCCGTTCCTGGCGGGTGCCGTCACGGAGTTCCTGCACTGGAGGTGGGTGTTCCTGGGGGTGGCCGCACTGACCGTCGTCGCATTCGCGATGGTGGTGGCGCGCCTTCACGGTCTCCCGCTCCATACCGATGAGCCCGCCACTTCACGCGTCGCGCCGCGGCTGGCGTGTGCGATGGCGGTCGCCATCGGAGCCCTGGGCCTTAGCCTCGCGGGCGAACTGGGGGCGTGGGCGTGGGCGGCGGTGGCGGCATCCGTCGGCGTCATCGCGCTGGCGTCGCGGCCCCTGCTGCCCCGCGGCACCCTTGTCGCCGGACGCGGCCTGCCGAGCGTCGTGCTGATGCGCGGGCTGATCGCGGGCGCGCTGTTCGGCGCCGAGATCTACGTGCCCTACCTGCTGATCGACGAGTATGGTTTCTCGCCGACGTGGGCGGGACTCGGCCTCACCGCCGCCGCGTTGGCATGGGCCGCCGCCGCGGACGTGCAGGGCAGGTTCGGCGACCGCATCGGCAACACCCGCATCACGCTGATCGGCATCGCGCTGCTCGTGGCCTCGCTGGCGGTGGCGGCGGCGACGGCGCTGCTCGGTCTGCACCCGGCCGTGCTGATCGCGGGATGGGGTCTCGCCGGAGGCGGCATGGGTCTCATGTACCCACGGCTGACCGTGCTGACGCTCGCGTACTCCACCCCGAAGAACCAGGGCTTCAACTCGTCGGCGCTGTCGATCTCGGACGCCGTGGGCTCGGCATCCTCGATCGCGGTGATGGGACTCGTCTTCACTGCGCTGGCGGGGACGGATGCCGGATTCCCGGCCGTCTTCGCCATCGCCGTGGTGCTCGCCCTCGCGGCCCTCGTGCCGGGGCTCCGCCTCGGCCACGCCCACGAGGTCTCACCGGCGCGGTAACGCATGCTCGGTGCTGAGGGGTTTCGACTCGCTTCGCTCGCTCAACCTTGAGTCGAGCTGCATCAACGCTCGCTGGCGCTCGCATTGATCCAGCTCGACTCAATTCTCGGCGCGGCCGAGGCGCCAGTAGCCCATGAAGGCCACGGCGCGACGGTCCACGCCGCGCTCTGACACGAGGTGGCGACGAAGTGCCTTGATCGCCCCCGCCTCGCCGGCCAGCCACGCGTAGAGCCGCGCGCTCTTCAGCGCGGCTCCGCCCTTGGCCGTACGCGGCACCTCCCAGAGGATGTCGGTGTCGACGTCGACCTCTTCGACCTCCGAGCCCGTGCCGGCGGGTGCCAGCCGGGCTGCGGCGTCCGTCACCGACTCGACCAGGTGGGCGTGACGATCGCCGTCCCCCCGCGCCCCGATCCGGTATTCGAAGCCCGGGTGCTGCGGCAGATACGCGGCGTCGTCGGCGTGCGGAAGCTCGACGGCGACCACCCCGCGGGCGTCCGCCGGCAGCTGCTCGAGGATCGCGGCGATGGCCGGTGCGGCCGTCTCGTCGCCGGCGAGCAGGATGGCGTCGACGCGCGCCGGCGGCACGAAGTCGATGCCGAAGCTCACGCCGCTGTGCGCGGCCGTCGGCGCGAAGATCAGCACCTCGTCGTCGACACGGGCGCGGGCGATCCAGTCGGATGCCGGTCCGATCACGTCGTGCGAGACCATGTCGACATCGACCTCGTTGAGGTGGTTGCGCACGTAGCGGGTCGTGTAGGTGCGGAACGGCAGGCGCCGCTCGTGGGGGAGGTCGCGCCACTGCGCGTACCAGTCGTCGCCCGTCGGCATCGCGTCGAGGCCCAGAGTGCGCGTCGGGAAGACGATCTTCACGCGCTGATCGAGTCCGGGGTCGCCGTAGTCGCCGAGGTCGTCGCCGCCGAAGGTGAAGCGGCGGAAGCTCGGCGTCACATCGGCGATCGCCGTCACGCGGGCGCGGAAGAAGCGGTAGGGCACATCGGCGTCAGACAATGGGGACTCCTGTCAGGAAGAGGCGGGGACGCCGAAGGACGCCGTAGCGGGCTGTGCGGCGGAGACGTGATGGCGACCACGGGGAAGGACGATCGGCGAGCCGGACACCGGATCGGGCACGACGAGGGCGTCGAGGTCGAACACCTCGCGAATGAGCTCGCTCGTCATGACGTCGCCGGGTGCGCCGTTCGCGATGATCCGTCCGGCGCGCAGCGCGAAGAGGTGGTCGGAGTAGCGCGCGGCGAGGTTCATGTCGTGCAGCACCATCACGATCGTCGTGCCGCGTTCGCGGTTGAGGTCGGTGAGCAGGTCGAGCACCTCCACCTGGTGCGCGACGTCGAGGAAGGTGGTCGGCTCGTCGAGCAGGAGGATGTCGGTCTCCTGCGCGAGCGCCATCGCGATCCAGGCGCGCTGACGCTGGCCGCCCGACAGCTCGTCGACCGAGCGGTCGGCGAGATCCTCGATGCCGGTGGCGGCGAGCGCCCCTGCGACCACCTCGTAGTCGTGGGCGCTCCATCGTGCGAGCAGCTTCTGATGGGGATGGCGTCCGCGCCCGACCAGATCGGCGACGGCGATGCCCTCGGGCGCGAGGGGGCTCTGCGGCAGCAGGCCGAGCGTCCGCGCGATCTCCTTCGTCGGGCGGCCGTGCAGCGCCTTGCCATCGAGGACGACCTGACCCGCGCGCGGCGAGATGAGACGCGCGAGCGCGCGCAGCAGCGTGGACTTGCCGCAACCGTTCGCTCCGACGATAGCGGTGATGCTCCCGGGCGGGATCGCCAGGTCGAGGTCCTCCACGATGGTGCGGTCGCCGTAGGACAGCGTCAGGGCTTCGGCCGACAGGCTGTGTGATGCGGTCATAGCGAGCCTCCCGCTCGATTCGTCTTGATGAGGAGGTAGATGAGGAAGGGTGCGCCGAGCACGCCGGTGATCACCCCGACGGGGTAGCGGCTGTCGAACGCGAACTGGCCGACGAGATCGGCGAGCTGCACCAGCAGCGCCCCGACCAGGGCGGACGGCAACAGCAGCGACCCGCCCGGCCCGACGATGCGCGCCGCGATCGGGCCCGCCATGAAGGCGACGAAGGCGATCGGCCCGGTGGCGGCGGTCGCGAAGGCCAGCAGCGCGACGGCCGCGACGATCGTGATCACCCGGGTGCTCTGCAGGCGTACTCCGAGGCTGGCGGCCGCGTCGTCGCCGAGGCGCATGACGTTCAGGTCGCGTCCCCTCGACAGCAGCGCCGGCACGAGGAAGAGGCTGGCCAGCGCGAGCGGCAGCACCGCCGACCACGTGGCGCCGTTGAGGCTGCCGGTGAGCCATCGCATGGCGGCCTGCAGGTCGTAGGAGGCGGCCTTCGAGAGGACGTACGTCACGACGGCATCGAGCATGGCGGCCACGCCGATGCCGATGAGGATCAGACGCGTTCCTGCGAAGCCGCCCTTGTTGGAGAGCAGGTAGATCGCCAGGGCCGTGAGCAGACCGCCTGCGACCGCGAGGATCGAGACGGCGGTGTCGTTCAGCGACAGGATGACGATGCCGAACACCGCAGCCGCGCTCGCGCCGGCGGTGATGCCGATGATGTCGGGCGACGCGAGCGGGTTGCGCAGCATCGTCTGGAAGGTGACGCCGGCGATGCCGAAGGCGGCTCCCTCGAGGATCGCCAGCACCGCCCGCGGCAGGCGCAGCTCGCCGACCGTGAACGAGGCGCCGGGCACGGTCTCACCGAGGATGACGCGCACGACGTCGTCGAGGCCGTAGAAGGTCTTGCCGATCATCAGCGAGGCCGCGAAGACGAGCACCACGCCCACGGCGAGCGCGACGGTCACCGCGGTGCGCCGGCGCGCACGACGGCGGCGGCCGGTGATCACGGCCTGCGTCGCCGCAGGGGAGAGGGCGTGCGTGCCCGCGGGCCTGGTGCTCGCTGTCTGAGCGCTCACAGCTCCCTCACCTTCTGGCGACGCACGATCCAGATGAAGAACGGGGCGCCGATCAGTGCCGTCAGGATGCCGACCTCGATCTCGTCGGGCCGGGCGATGACGCGGCCCACGACGTCGGCGGCGACCAGCAGTGCGGCTCCCGCCACGGCAGAGAAGGGCAGCAGCCAGCGATGGTCTGTGCCGACGAGCAGGCGGCAGAGGTGCGGGATGATGAGCCCGACGAACGCGATGGGGCCGGCGATGGCGGTCGCGGCGCCGCAGAGGATGACGGCGCCGGCCGCCGCGATCAGGCGCGTGCGCATCACGTGCTCGCCGAGACCCGTCGCCACGTCGTCGCCGAGCGCGAGCGAGTTCATGCCGCGGCCGCAGGCGATCGTGACGACGGCGCCGATCAAAAGCACCGGGAGGATGGTGGCGATGCGATCCCAGGTGGCGCCGCCGACGCCGCCGATCTGCCAGAACCGGAAGGTCTCGAGCAGATCGACGCGGGGGAGCAGCACGGCGCTCACGAGCGACATGAACGCGGCCGACGTCGCCGCGCCGGCCAGGGCCAGCTTCAGCGGCGTCGCGCCGCCGCGGCCCAGGGAGCCGACCGTGTACACGAAAACCGCGGCGCCGCCCGCGCCGATGATGGATGCGGCGATGAACGCGTACGGGTCGGACATGCCGAAGAAGGCGATGCCGATCACCACGGCCAGCGCCGCCCCGCCCGAGATGCCCAGGATGCCGGGATCGGCGAGAGGGTTGCGGGTGACGGCCTGCATGGCGGCGCCCGACATCGCGAGTGCCGCGCCCACGGCGATGGCGAGCACGGTCCGCGGCAGTCGGGCCACCACCGCGGCCTGGGCGACACCGCTCGTGTCGCCGGCGAGACCGGCGACGATGTCGCCCAGTCCGACATCGCGGACGCCGAATGCCACCGAGGCGACGCACAGCGCCGCGAGCACCACCAGGCACACCGCGAGCCACGCCAGCCGCACCGCCGCCGGACGCCGCAGGGTTGCGGCATCCGGCGCCGGAGCGGAGGTCTCGATGACGGCCACCGATCAGACTCCGGGGCGGATCAGTCGAGCGCGCCGGCGAGCAGCGCGAAGTACTCGTCGATGCCCCAGCCGATCGAGAGCGGCGACGGGTTGGCCGAGGCGGCCAGCGGCGTCGACTCCTCGAGGATCGCGATGCGGCCCGCGGCGATGGCGGGGATCTGCGAGAGCAGCGGGTCGGCCTGGAGCTGCGGGATGATCGATCCGCTGGCGTCGCCGTAGGTGACGAAGACGTCGACGTCGGCGAAGCGGTCGGCC from Microbacterium sp. ProA8 includes these protein-coding regions:
- a CDS encoding COX15/CtaA family protein, with translation MSAHQSTTTAPGIGQRIWRWLPDRVDRRVIAAAWATLVVQIGIVGTGGLVRLTGSGLGCETWPRCTEDSFVPVPEVSGVHGFIEFGNRLLTFVLVAVAIIMFLFVVRMRRERRDLFWLSLLIGLYVPLQAVIGGITVLTNLNPYVVGLHYFASVLLVALATVLVVRVYAEPGPRVLAVPRWYAAVTHITTAFVLLTVVVGILVTGSGPHAGDGGAARNGLNPELMQHIHAWPGYITFALTLVLVAGSWRTPPALRLRLWTLLLLAVELVQIVIGLWQARTGLPIVLVNIHMVLAVGLVAAMTAVVMHLKAPAAAAVHS
- the sufB gene encoding Fe-S cluster assembly protein SufB; this translates as MSDVLIDRPELDSLGVYEFGWHDADAAGAVAKRGIDEGVVRGISALKNEPEWMLKTRLKGYQLFGRKPMPTWGADLSDIDFDNIKYFVRSTEKQAQSWEDLPEDIRNTYEKLGIPEAERQRLVAGVAAQYESEVVYHQIREDLEAQGVIFMDTDTALREHPEFFEEYFGTVIPAGDNKFAALNTAVWSGGSFVYVPPGVHVEIPLQAYFRINTENMGQFERTLIIADEGSYVHYIEGCTAPIYKSDSLHSAVVEIIVKKNARVRYTTIQNWSNNVYNLVTKRAIAHEGATMEWIDGNIGSKVTMKYPSIFLVGEHAKGETLSVAFAGPGQHQDAGAKMIHMAPYTQSSIVSKSIARGGGRAGYRGEVRVDANAHHSANTVRCDALLVDTISRSDTYPAIDIRVDDVQLGHEATVSKVSEEQLFYLMSRGMPEDEAMAMIVRGFIEPIARELPMEYALELNKLIEMGMEGSVG
- the sufD gene encoding Fe-S cluster assembly protein SufD, with the translated sequence MSPTTEAPTIPGAKGHTDGAGAFVPVQTRSERPWSFDPADFEVPTGREVNWKHTPIAKVQPLFADEAGPHGIIQVEVDAPAGLVQERLTIGTAPRGEVFRPEDLPSAIAWKQETEAPLLRIPAGAEYTEPIVVSLTGTGGLAHAHVVVEAQANSHATVVFRHSGTAHHAQNVEIIVREGAHLELVTVQRWDDDAVHVASHQARVERDATLRHVVVSFGGGVVRVNPTVELAGAGSRAELYGLSYSDSGQHLESQVYLHHKGAETSGDVLYKSALQGAAARTVWIGDVLIGSDAVGTDSYEANRNLVLTEGARAESIPNLEIETGDIRGAGHASATGRFDDEQLFYLQARGIAEDEARRLVVLGFLAEIVQKIGVADLEAELFAAIEEELAKEAGR
- a CDS encoding non-heme iron oxygenase ferredoxin subunit — encoded protein: MTAQRVCALSDLVQDEARRVEVDGVAIALVLDSSGEVHAIGDVCTHGDISLSEGFVDGESLECWAHGSAFSLRTGKPLNLPAYEPVPVFAVTVDGDDVLVDATVTLEVN
- the sufC gene encoding Fe-S cluster assembly ATPase SufC; translated protein: MSVLEIRDLHVTVETDAGTTPILNGLSLTIRTGETHAIMGPNGSGKSTLAYTIAGHPKYTVTSGTITLDGEDVLAMSVDERARAGLFLAMQYPVEIPGVTVTNFLRTAKTAIDGEAPSIRTWTKDVKASMKNLRMDPKFAQRNVNEGFSGGEKKRHEILQLELLRPQIAVLDETDSGLDVDALKVVSEGVNRAKADNDLGVLLITHYTRILRYIHPDFVHVMVQGRIVEEGGPELADRLEDEGYDRFLPAGEEEPAGAPVAGEA
- a CDS encoding metal-sulfur cluster assembly factor, whose protein sequence is MTATLTSEKYDEVTEALKDVMDPELGINVVDLGLIYDLAWDDENDALVIHMTLTSAGCPLTDVLEEQTAQALDDVVERFRINWVWMPPWGPERITDDGRDMMRALGFAI
- a CDS encoding SDR family NAD(P)-dependent oxidoreductase yields the protein MTTTSRPASPSRTRLTTPLSQPDLSGRRAVVTGGTSGLGLVTTRAFAAWGASVVVGARDVERATEVRRRLLDDLGLSADRVTVARLDLFDLDSVDRFGRVAGAAPVDLLVLNAASSSVPFRTSREGVESQFATNHLGHFALAGQLLDQLEAGADARVVTVSSALYTRGSLDLDRLGDAAGYSPGRGYLRAKLANTMFAAELERRLRRAESSIRSFAAHPGMARTPLHGTYPSATTRAVTALLARAIGREPEPADAGILAAATAADVTPDLFWGPVGSRTRPDVEGVPFAPVATDGRAAVALWNASMALTGRRYLEE
- a CDS encoding MerR family transcriptional regulator — its product is MQIGELSSRTGASVRSLRYYEQQGLLTSDRLPNGYRVYPDNSVAMVETIRSLLDIGLPTALIAGVLPCTVGERSEAACPALLEQIEALRADVRARAERLTTIEKSLTSYLLANA